A single window of Nasonia vitripennis strain AsymCx chromosome 4, Nvit_psr_1.1, whole genome shotgun sequence DNA harbors:
- the LOC100120768 gene encoding RNA-binding protein squid isoform X5 produces the protein MTEQENKDFSEDVAEQNFEQNGEAENGGGGGDATENGQESQEDRKLFVGGLSWETTDKELRDHFSTFGDIESINVKTDPTTGRSRGFAFIVFAKAESLDKAMAHGDHIINNKKVDPKKAKARHGKIFVGGLSTELSDDDIKTFFSQFGTIVDVEMPFDKTKNQRKGFCFITFESEQVANELLKTSKQTISGKEVEVKKATPRPEMGGMRGMGGRGGRGARGGRGRGFGGQGGWGQGGYGGGYGQGGYGGGYGGGYDGYGGNYDYYGGGYGGYGGYDYSGYDGYGYGGGSYDGGYSGGRGGARGKGGSGFGGKQRGGGRQNQRHQPY, from the exons ATGACCGAACAGGAGAACAAGGACTTCAGCGAGGATGTCGCCGAGCAGAACTTTGAGCAGAACGGCGAAGCCGAGAACGGAGGCGGTGGCGGCGACGCCACGGAAAACGGCCAGGAATCCCAGGAGGACAG AAAGCTGTTCGTTGGTGGACTTAGCTGGGAAACGACAGACA aGGAATTGAGGGATCACTTCAGCACATTTGGTGACATTGAAAGCATCAATGTCAAAACCGACCCTACCACTGGCCGTTCAAGGGGATTTGCCTTCATTGTTTTTGCCAAGGCAGAATCTCTGGATAAG GCTATGGCACATGGAGATCACATCATCAACAACAAAAAGGTTGATCCTAAGAAAGCAAAGGCGCGTCATGGCAAAATCTTTGTCGGCGGTCTTTCGACAGAACTTTCTGATGATGACATCAAGACCTTCTTCTCGCAATTTGGAACAATTGTCGATGTTGAGATGCCATTCGACAAAACGAAGAACCAGAGGAAAGGATTCTGCTTCATCACCTTTGAGTCTGAACAAGTTGCTAATGAGCTGCTGAAGACATCGAAACAAACCATCAGTGGCAAAGAG GTCGAAGTAAAGAAAGCCACCCCCAGGCCTGAGATGGGAGGCATGCGCGGTATGGGAGGTAGAGGAGGCCGTGGTGCTCGCGGTGGCCGAGGCCGAGGCTTCGGTGGTCAAGGTGGATGGGGCCAGGGTGGTTACGGAGGCGGTTACGGCCAGGGTGGCTACGGTGGTGGCTACGGCGGTGGCTATGACGGATACGGTGGAAACTATGATTACTACGGCGGTGGCTACGGAGGCTACGGCGGATACGACTACAGTGGATACG ATGGCTATGGATATGGCGGTGGTAGTTACGATGGTGGCTACAGTGGTGGGCGCGGTGGTGCACGCGGCAAAG GAGGCTCAGGCTTTGGCGGAAAGCAAAGAGGTGGCGGCCGCCAAAACCAGAGGCACCAGCCCTATTAA
- the LOC100120768 gene encoding RNA-binding protein squid isoform X2 has product MTEQENKDFSEDVAEQNFEQNGEAENGGGGGDATENGQESQEDRKLFVGGLSWETTDKELRDHFSTFGDIESINVKTDPTTGRSRGFAFIVFAKAESLDKAMAHGDHIINNKKVDPKKAKARHGKIFVGGLSTELSDDDIKTFFSQFGTIVDVEMPFDKTKNQRKGFCFITFESEQVANELLKTSKQTISGKEVEVKKATPRPEMGGMRGMGGRGGRGARGGRGRGFGGQGGWGQGGYGGGYGQGGYGGGYGGGYDGYGGNYDYYGGGYGGYGGYDYSGYDGYGYGGGSYDGGYSGGRGGARGKGHPSYNSSNHHSITKPRHFQQDSQAQPRRQYQSSTKVNHRAS; this is encoded by the exons ATGACCGAACAGGAGAACAAGGACTTCAGCGAGGATGTCGCCGAGCAGAACTTTGAGCAGAACGGCGAAGCCGAGAACGGAGGCGGTGGCGGCGACGCCACGGAAAACGGCCAGGAATCCCAGGAGGACAG AAAGCTGTTCGTTGGTGGACTTAGCTGGGAAACGACAGACA aGGAATTGAGGGATCACTTCAGCACATTTGGTGACATTGAAAGCATCAATGTCAAAACCGACCCTACCACTGGCCGTTCAAGGGGATTTGCCTTCATTGTTTTTGCCAAGGCAGAATCTCTGGATAAG GCTATGGCACATGGAGATCACATCATCAACAACAAAAAGGTTGATCCTAAGAAAGCAAAGGCGCGTCATGGCAAAATCTTTGTCGGCGGTCTTTCGACAGAACTTTCTGATGATGACATCAAGACCTTCTTCTCGCAATTTGGAACAATTGTCGATGTTGAGATGCCATTCGACAAAACGAAGAACCAGAGGAAAGGATTCTGCTTCATCACCTTTGAGTCTGAACAAGTTGCTAATGAGCTGCTGAAGACATCGAAACAAACCATCAGTGGCAAAGAG GTCGAAGTAAAGAAAGCCACCCCCAGGCCTGAGATGGGAGGCATGCGCGGTATGGGAGGTAGAGGAGGCCGTGGTGCTCGCGGTGGCCGAGGCCGAGGCTTCGGTGGTCAAGGTGGATGGGGCCAGGGTGGTTACGGAGGCGGTTACGGCCAGGGTGGCTACGGTGGTGGCTACGGCGGTGGCTATGACGGATACGGTGGAAACTATGATTACTACGGCGGTGGCTACGGAGGCTACGGCGGATACGACTACAGTGGATACG ATGGCTATGGATATGGCGGTGGTAGTTACGATGGTGGCTACAGTGGTGGGCGCGGTGGTGCACGCGGCAAAG GTCACCCATCCTATAACTCGTCAAATCATCATTCCATAACAAAGCCTCGTCATTTTCAACAAGACTCCCAAGCGCAACCGCGTAGGCAGTACCAATCATCGACTAAAGTTAATCATCGTGCATCATAG
- the LOC100120768 gene encoding RNA-binding protein squid isoform X8: MTEQENKDFSEDVAEQNFEQNGEAENGGGGGDATENGQESQEDRKLFVGGLSWETTDKELRDHFSTFGDIESINVKTDPTTGRSRGFAFIVFAKAESLDKAMAHGDHIINNKKVDPKKAKARHGKIFVGGLSTELSDDDIKTFFSQFGTIVDVEMPFDKTKNQRKGFCFITFESEQVANELLKTSKQTISGKEVEVKKATPRPEMGGMRGMGGRGGRGARGGRGRGFGGQGGWGQGGYGGGYGQGGYGGGYGGGYDGYGGNYDYYGGGYGGYGGYDYSGYGGSGFGGKQRGGGRQNQRHQPY; encoded by the exons ATGACCGAACAGGAGAACAAGGACTTCAGCGAGGATGTCGCCGAGCAGAACTTTGAGCAGAACGGCGAAGCCGAGAACGGAGGCGGTGGCGGCGACGCCACGGAAAACGGCCAGGAATCCCAGGAGGACAG AAAGCTGTTCGTTGGTGGACTTAGCTGGGAAACGACAGACA aGGAATTGAGGGATCACTTCAGCACATTTGGTGACATTGAAAGCATCAATGTCAAAACCGACCCTACCACTGGCCGTTCAAGGGGATTTGCCTTCATTGTTTTTGCCAAGGCAGAATCTCTGGATAAG GCTATGGCACATGGAGATCACATCATCAACAACAAAAAGGTTGATCCTAAGAAAGCAAAGGCGCGTCATGGCAAAATCTTTGTCGGCGGTCTTTCGACAGAACTTTCTGATGATGACATCAAGACCTTCTTCTCGCAATTTGGAACAATTGTCGATGTTGAGATGCCATTCGACAAAACGAAGAACCAGAGGAAAGGATTCTGCTTCATCACCTTTGAGTCTGAACAAGTTGCTAATGAGCTGCTGAAGACATCGAAACAAACCATCAGTGGCAAAGAG GTCGAAGTAAAGAAAGCCACCCCCAGGCCTGAGATGGGAGGCATGCGCGGTATGGGAGGTAGAGGAGGCCGTGGTGCTCGCGGTGGCCGAGGCCGAGGCTTCGGTGGTCAAGGTGGATGGGGCCAGGGTGGTTACGGAGGCGGTTACGGCCAGGGTGGCTACGGTGGTGGCTACGGCGGTGGCTATGACGGATACGGTGGAAACTATGATTACTACGGCGGTGGCTACGGAGGCTACGGCGGATACGACTACAGTGGATACG GAGGCTCAGGCTTTGGCGGAAAGCAAAGAGGTGGCGGCCGCCAAAACCAGAGGCACCAGCCCTATTAA
- the LOC100120768 gene encoding RNA-binding protein squid isoform X6: MTEQENKDFSEDVAEQNFEQNGEAENGGGGGDATENGQESQEDRKLFVGGLSWETTDKELRDHFSTFGDIESINVKTDPTTGRSRGFAFIVFAKAESLDKAMAHGDHIINNKKVDPKKAKARHGKIFVGGLSTELSDDDIKTFFSQFGTIVDVEMPFDKTKNQRKGFCFITFESEQVANELLKTSKQTISGKEVEVKKATPRPEMGGMRGMGGRGGRGARGGRGRGFGGQGGWGQGGYGGGYGQGGYGGGYGGGYDGYGGNYDYYGGGYGGYGGYDYSGYGHPSYNSSNHHSITKPRHFQQDSQAQPRRQYQSSTKVNHRAS, encoded by the exons ATGACCGAACAGGAGAACAAGGACTTCAGCGAGGATGTCGCCGAGCAGAACTTTGAGCAGAACGGCGAAGCCGAGAACGGAGGCGGTGGCGGCGACGCCACGGAAAACGGCCAGGAATCCCAGGAGGACAG AAAGCTGTTCGTTGGTGGACTTAGCTGGGAAACGACAGACA aGGAATTGAGGGATCACTTCAGCACATTTGGTGACATTGAAAGCATCAATGTCAAAACCGACCCTACCACTGGCCGTTCAAGGGGATTTGCCTTCATTGTTTTTGCCAAGGCAGAATCTCTGGATAAG GCTATGGCACATGGAGATCACATCATCAACAACAAAAAGGTTGATCCTAAGAAAGCAAAGGCGCGTCATGGCAAAATCTTTGTCGGCGGTCTTTCGACAGAACTTTCTGATGATGACATCAAGACCTTCTTCTCGCAATTTGGAACAATTGTCGATGTTGAGATGCCATTCGACAAAACGAAGAACCAGAGGAAAGGATTCTGCTTCATCACCTTTGAGTCTGAACAAGTTGCTAATGAGCTGCTGAAGACATCGAAACAAACCATCAGTGGCAAAGAG GTCGAAGTAAAGAAAGCCACCCCCAGGCCTGAGATGGGAGGCATGCGCGGTATGGGAGGTAGAGGAGGCCGTGGTGCTCGCGGTGGCCGAGGCCGAGGCTTCGGTGGTCAAGGTGGATGGGGCCAGGGTGGTTACGGAGGCGGTTACGGCCAGGGTGGCTACGGTGGTGGCTACGGCGGTGGCTATGACGGATACGGTGGAAACTATGATTACTACGGCGGTGGCTACGGAGGCTACGGCGGATACGACTACAGTGGATACG GTCACCCATCCTATAACTCGTCAAATCATCATTCCATAACAAAGCCTCGTCATTTTCAACAAGACTCCCAAGCGCAACCGCGTAGGCAGTACCAATCATCGACTAAAGTTAATCATCGTGCATCATAG
- the LOC100120768 gene encoding RNA-binding protein squid isoform X1, producing the protein MTEQENKDFSEDVAEQNFEQNGEAENGGGGGDATENGQESQEDRSAQGNQDSLNDRKLFVGGLSWETTDKELRDHFSTFGDIESINVKTDPTTGRSRGFAFIVFAKAESLDKAMAHGDHIINNKKVDPKKAKARHGKIFVGGLSTELSDDDIKTFFSQFGTIVDVEMPFDKTKNQRKGFCFITFESEQVANELLKTSKQTISGKEVEVKKATPRPEMGGMRGMGGRGGRGARGGRGRGFGGQGGWGQGGYGGGYGQGGYGGGYGGGYDGYGGNYDYYGGGYGGYGGYDYSGYDGYGYGGGSYDGGYSGGRGGARGKGHPSYNSSNHHSITKPRHFQQDSQAQPRRQYQSSTKVNHRAS; encoded by the exons ATGACCGAACAGGAGAACAAGGACTTCAGCGAGGATGTCGCCGAGCAGAACTTTGAGCAGAACGGCGAAGCCGAGAACGGAGGCGGTGGCGGCGACGCCACGGAAAACGGCCAGGAATCCCAGGAGGACAG GTCCGCTCAGGGCAACCAGGATTCGCTGAATGATAG AAAGCTGTTCGTTGGTGGACTTAGCTGGGAAACGACAGACA aGGAATTGAGGGATCACTTCAGCACATTTGGTGACATTGAAAGCATCAATGTCAAAACCGACCCTACCACTGGCCGTTCAAGGGGATTTGCCTTCATTGTTTTTGCCAAGGCAGAATCTCTGGATAAG GCTATGGCACATGGAGATCACATCATCAACAACAAAAAGGTTGATCCTAAGAAAGCAAAGGCGCGTCATGGCAAAATCTTTGTCGGCGGTCTTTCGACAGAACTTTCTGATGATGACATCAAGACCTTCTTCTCGCAATTTGGAACAATTGTCGATGTTGAGATGCCATTCGACAAAACGAAGAACCAGAGGAAAGGATTCTGCTTCATCACCTTTGAGTCTGAACAAGTTGCTAATGAGCTGCTGAAGACATCGAAACAAACCATCAGTGGCAAAGAG GTCGAAGTAAAGAAAGCCACCCCCAGGCCTGAGATGGGAGGCATGCGCGGTATGGGAGGTAGAGGAGGCCGTGGTGCTCGCGGTGGCCGAGGCCGAGGCTTCGGTGGTCAAGGTGGATGGGGCCAGGGTGGTTACGGAGGCGGTTACGGCCAGGGTGGCTACGGTGGTGGCTACGGCGGTGGCTATGACGGATACGGTGGAAACTATGATTACTACGGCGGTGGCTACGGAGGCTACGGCGGATACGACTACAGTGGATACG ATGGCTATGGATATGGCGGTGGTAGTTACGATGGTGGCTACAGTGGTGGGCGCGGTGGTGCACGCGGCAAAG GTCACCCATCCTATAACTCGTCAAATCATCATTCCATAACAAAGCCTCGTCATTTTCAACAAGACTCCCAAGCGCAACCGCGTAGGCAGTACCAATCATCGACTAAAGTTAATCATCGTGCATCATAG
- the LOC100120768 gene encoding RNA-binding protein squid isoform X7 — translation MTEQENKDFSEDVAEQNFEQNGEAENGGGGGDATENGQESQEDRSAQGNQDSLNDRKLFVGGLSWETTDKELRDHFSTFGDIESINVKTDPTTGRSRGFAFIVFAKAESLDKAMAHGDHIINNKKVDPKKAKARHGKIFVGGLSTELSDDDIKTFFSQFGTIVDVEMPFDKTKNQRKGFCFITFESEQVANELLKTSKQTISGKEVEVKKATPRPEMGGMRGMGGRGGRGARGGRGRGFGGQGGWGQGGYGGGYGQGGYGGGYGGGYDGYGGNYDYYGGGYGGYGGYDYSGYGGSGFGGKQRGGGRQNQRHQPY, via the exons ATGACCGAACAGGAGAACAAGGACTTCAGCGAGGATGTCGCCGAGCAGAACTTTGAGCAGAACGGCGAAGCCGAGAACGGAGGCGGTGGCGGCGACGCCACGGAAAACGGCCAGGAATCCCAGGAGGACAG GTCCGCTCAGGGCAACCAGGATTCGCTGAATGATAG AAAGCTGTTCGTTGGTGGACTTAGCTGGGAAACGACAGACA aGGAATTGAGGGATCACTTCAGCACATTTGGTGACATTGAAAGCATCAATGTCAAAACCGACCCTACCACTGGCCGTTCAAGGGGATTTGCCTTCATTGTTTTTGCCAAGGCAGAATCTCTGGATAAG GCTATGGCACATGGAGATCACATCATCAACAACAAAAAGGTTGATCCTAAGAAAGCAAAGGCGCGTCATGGCAAAATCTTTGTCGGCGGTCTTTCGACAGAACTTTCTGATGATGACATCAAGACCTTCTTCTCGCAATTTGGAACAATTGTCGATGTTGAGATGCCATTCGACAAAACGAAGAACCAGAGGAAAGGATTCTGCTTCATCACCTTTGAGTCTGAACAAGTTGCTAATGAGCTGCTGAAGACATCGAAACAAACCATCAGTGGCAAAGAG GTCGAAGTAAAGAAAGCCACCCCCAGGCCTGAGATGGGAGGCATGCGCGGTATGGGAGGTAGAGGAGGCCGTGGTGCTCGCGGTGGCCGAGGCCGAGGCTTCGGTGGTCAAGGTGGATGGGGCCAGGGTGGTTACGGAGGCGGTTACGGCCAGGGTGGCTACGGTGGTGGCTACGGCGGTGGCTATGACGGATACGGTGGAAACTATGATTACTACGGCGGTGGCTACGGAGGCTACGGCGGATACGACTACAGTGGATACG GAGGCTCAGGCTTTGGCGGAAAGCAAAGAGGTGGCGGCCGCCAAAACCAGAGGCACCAGCCCTATTAA
- the LOC100120768 gene encoding RNA-binding protein squid isoform X4 codes for MTEQENKDFSEDVAEQNFEQNGEAENGGGGGDATENGQESQEDRSAQGNQDSLNDRKLFVGGLSWETTDKELRDHFSTFGDIESINVKTDPTTGRSRGFAFIVFAKAESLDKAMAHGDHIINNKKVDPKKAKARHGKIFVGGLSTELSDDDIKTFFSQFGTIVDVEMPFDKTKNQRKGFCFITFESEQVANELLKTSKQTISGKEVEVKKATPRPEMGGMRGMGGRGGRGARGGRGRGFGGQGGWGQGGYGGGYGQGGYGGGYGGGYDGYGGNYDYYGGGYGGYGGYDYSGYGHPSYNSSNHHSITKPRHFQQDSQAQPRRQYQSSTKVNHRAS; via the exons ATGACCGAACAGGAGAACAAGGACTTCAGCGAGGATGTCGCCGAGCAGAACTTTGAGCAGAACGGCGAAGCCGAGAACGGAGGCGGTGGCGGCGACGCCACGGAAAACGGCCAGGAATCCCAGGAGGACAG GTCCGCTCAGGGCAACCAGGATTCGCTGAATGATAG AAAGCTGTTCGTTGGTGGACTTAGCTGGGAAACGACAGACA aGGAATTGAGGGATCACTTCAGCACATTTGGTGACATTGAAAGCATCAATGTCAAAACCGACCCTACCACTGGCCGTTCAAGGGGATTTGCCTTCATTGTTTTTGCCAAGGCAGAATCTCTGGATAAG GCTATGGCACATGGAGATCACATCATCAACAACAAAAAGGTTGATCCTAAGAAAGCAAAGGCGCGTCATGGCAAAATCTTTGTCGGCGGTCTTTCGACAGAACTTTCTGATGATGACATCAAGACCTTCTTCTCGCAATTTGGAACAATTGTCGATGTTGAGATGCCATTCGACAAAACGAAGAACCAGAGGAAAGGATTCTGCTTCATCACCTTTGAGTCTGAACAAGTTGCTAATGAGCTGCTGAAGACATCGAAACAAACCATCAGTGGCAAAGAG GTCGAAGTAAAGAAAGCCACCCCCAGGCCTGAGATGGGAGGCATGCGCGGTATGGGAGGTAGAGGAGGCCGTGGTGCTCGCGGTGGCCGAGGCCGAGGCTTCGGTGGTCAAGGTGGATGGGGCCAGGGTGGTTACGGAGGCGGTTACGGCCAGGGTGGCTACGGTGGTGGCTACGGCGGTGGCTATGACGGATACGGTGGAAACTATGATTACTACGGCGGTGGCTACGGAGGCTACGGCGGATACGACTACAGTGGATACG GTCACCCATCCTATAACTCGTCAAATCATCATTCCATAACAAAGCCTCGTCATTTTCAACAAGACTCCCAAGCGCAACCGCGTAGGCAGTACCAATCATCGACTAAAGTTAATCATCGTGCATCATAG
- the LOC100120768 gene encoding RNA-binding protein squid isoform X3: protein MTEQENKDFSEDVAEQNFEQNGEAENGGGGGDATENGQESQEDRSAQGNQDSLNDRKLFVGGLSWETTDKELRDHFSTFGDIESINVKTDPTTGRSRGFAFIVFAKAESLDKAMAHGDHIINNKKVDPKKAKARHGKIFVGGLSTELSDDDIKTFFSQFGTIVDVEMPFDKTKNQRKGFCFITFESEQVANELLKTSKQTISGKEVEVKKATPRPEMGGMRGMGGRGGRGARGGRGRGFGGQGGWGQGGYGGGYGQGGYGGGYGGGYDGYGGNYDYYGGGYGGYGGYDYSGYDGYGYGGGSYDGGYSGGRGGARGKGGSGFGGKQRGGGRQNQRHQPY, encoded by the exons ATGACCGAACAGGAGAACAAGGACTTCAGCGAGGATGTCGCCGAGCAGAACTTTGAGCAGAACGGCGAAGCCGAGAACGGAGGCGGTGGCGGCGACGCCACGGAAAACGGCCAGGAATCCCAGGAGGACAG GTCCGCTCAGGGCAACCAGGATTCGCTGAATGATAG AAAGCTGTTCGTTGGTGGACTTAGCTGGGAAACGACAGACA aGGAATTGAGGGATCACTTCAGCACATTTGGTGACATTGAAAGCATCAATGTCAAAACCGACCCTACCACTGGCCGTTCAAGGGGATTTGCCTTCATTGTTTTTGCCAAGGCAGAATCTCTGGATAAG GCTATGGCACATGGAGATCACATCATCAACAACAAAAAGGTTGATCCTAAGAAAGCAAAGGCGCGTCATGGCAAAATCTTTGTCGGCGGTCTTTCGACAGAACTTTCTGATGATGACATCAAGACCTTCTTCTCGCAATTTGGAACAATTGTCGATGTTGAGATGCCATTCGACAAAACGAAGAACCAGAGGAAAGGATTCTGCTTCATCACCTTTGAGTCTGAACAAGTTGCTAATGAGCTGCTGAAGACATCGAAACAAACCATCAGTGGCAAAGAG GTCGAAGTAAAGAAAGCCACCCCCAGGCCTGAGATGGGAGGCATGCGCGGTATGGGAGGTAGAGGAGGCCGTGGTGCTCGCGGTGGCCGAGGCCGAGGCTTCGGTGGTCAAGGTGGATGGGGCCAGGGTGGTTACGGAGGCGGTTACGGCCAGGGTGGCTACGGTGGTGGCTACGGCGGTGGCTATGACGGATACGGTGGAAACTATGATTACTACGGCGGTGGCTACGGAGGCTACGGCGGATACGACTACAGTGGATACG ATGGCTATGGATATGGCGGTGGTAGTTACGATGGTGGCTACAGTGGTGGGCGCGGTGGTGCACGCGGCAAAG GAGGCTCAGGCTTTGGCGGAAAGCAAAGAGGTGGCGGCCGCCAAAACCAGAGGCACCAGCCCTATTAA
- the LOC100120768 gene encoding RNA-binding protein squid isoform X9 has protein sequence MAHGDHIINNKKVDPKKAKARHGKIFVGGLSTELSDDDIKTFFSQFGTIVDVEMPFDKTKNQRKGFCFITFESEQVANELLKTSKQTISGKEVEVKKATPRPEMGGMRGMGGRGGRGARGGRGRGFGGQGGWGQGGYGGGYGQGGYGGGYGGGYDGYGGNYDYYGGGYGGYGGYDYSGYDGYGYGGGSYDGGYSGGRGGARGKGGSGFGGKQRGGGRQNQRHQPY, from the exons ATGGCACATGGAGATCACATCATCAACAACAAAAAGGTTGATCCTAAGAAAGCAAAGGCGCGTCATGGCAAAATCTTTGTCGGCGGTCTTTCGACAGAACTTTCTGATGATGACATCAAGACCTTCTTCTCGCAATTTGGAACAATTGTCGATGTTGAGATGCCATTCGACAAAACGAAGAACCAGAGGAAAGGATTCTGCTTCATCACCTTTGAGTCTGAACAAGTTGCTAATGAGCTGCTGAAGACATCGAAACAAACCATCAGTGGCAAAGAG GTCGAAGTAAAGAAAGCCACCCCCAGGCCTGAGATGGGAGGCATGCGCGGTATGGGAGGTAGAGGAGGCCGTGGTGCTCGCGGTGGCCGAGGCCGAGGCTTCGGTGGTCAAGGTGGATGGGGCCAGGGTGGTTACGGAGGCGGTTACGGCCAGGGTGGCTACGGTGGTGGCTACGGCGGTGGCTATGACGGATACGGTGGAAACTATGATTACTACGGCGGTGGCTACGGAGGCTACGGCGGATACGACTACAGTGGATACG ATGGCTATGGATATGGCGGTGGTAGTTACGATGGTGGCTACAGTGGTGGGCGCGGTGGTGCACGCGGCAAAG GAGGCTCAGGCTTTGGCGGAAAGCAAAGAGGTGGCGGCCGCCAAAACCAGAGGCACCAGCCCTATTAA